Below is a window of uncultured Cohaesibacter sp. DNA.
TCCACACCAGCGCTCTCATCAAGATCACCGGACATGCGCATCGGGGCCTTGATGCCCAGCGCAAAACCGTCCGAGACCGAAATCTCGACCTGGGTTTCCTTTCGAAATGGCCCGAGAACCCGAACGCGCCGCAGCTCGCCTTTGGGGCCTTTCAAGGTAACTGTTTCTTCAGCCGCATATTGACCGGGCTGCTTCATGGCTTTCATCCGGGTCAGATTCTGCCCCGGGCCAAAAAGCATCTCCATATCCTCACGGGAGAGATGGATATGGCGGTTTGACACCCCGACCGGTACCAAGGCAGGATCGCTCTTTGGCGCCGCTTTGCTCGTTGCCTTTGCCATAATCTCGGCGACAACCTTATCGATCATTTGCTCAGTCAGTTGCATGGCTCTTTCTTCTGTCTCTCTTTTTCATCCCGCAATTCATGGGAACCGCGGGATGAAAGTCATTCGGTAACGAAAAGGGAAAGTTGTGTTCAGGCGCGCCTGCGTCTGCCTCTCCCGGTTTTCCGTGTCGTTGCGGACTTGCCTGTTGTCGATGCAGGCTTTGCAGCCTCGATGGACTTGACTTCGGCAACCGGTTTGAGATCCAGTTCTTCGGTCTTGCTCACATCGGCTCCAGAAGCCTTGGCCCCAGAAGCTTTGGCCTCAGAAACTTTAGCCTTTTCAGCTTCCTCCTTTTCAGCTTCGGCCTTTACGACCTCGACCTTCTTGGTATCGGCTTTACTGGCTTCCGGTTTCTCGGCTTCAGCCGGCGTCGCTTCTGCCTTTTTGTCCGCAGACTTGTTGTCCGCACTGGCATTTTCA
It encodes the following:
- a CDS encoding phosphate propanoyltransferase, with amino-acid sequence MQLTEQMIDKVVAEIMAKATSKAAPKSDPALVPVGVSNRHIHLSREDMEMLFGPGQNLTRMKAMKQPGQYAAEETVTLKGPKGELRRVRVLGPFRKETQVEISVSDGFALGIKAPMRMSGDLDESAGVEIVGPLGSVKLEQGVIVAQRHIHMHPSDAKKVGLKNGDVVSVEAVGARGGILDNVAVRVSEASALEIHIDVEEANALGLGNNSHVRICKS